From the genome of Salvelinus namaycush isolate Seneca chromosome 1, SaNama_1.0, whole genome shotgun sequence:
CCTTGAAGTAAACGCTGCCTATCCGACGCCTCCCTCACACCGCTGGAATCTGTCCTCTGCAGGTGAAGCCAGTGTTGCCGGGAAGAATCCCTACTCAGTTGTCTTTTATCTCGCTGATTCTCAGGGGGCGACGACGACAGCTGCGCCAAGCGGACCAAGCCTGGGAACCCCTTCAAGCAAGGCCCACCCCCGCAGGCACCTGCCGAGCACCAGCCCTTCTTCAACCGCCTCTACAAGGCTGTGGCGTGGAAGCTGGTGTCGGCAGGGGGCTTCGGCCCCAACCTGGACCACTTTGAGATCCTGCGTGCCTGCACTGAGTCGTCCAAAGAGAGCATGAGCTGCATCTTTGTGCCCCTGAAGGACATCCCCGACCTGCCGGCGGCGCGCACCCAGAAGGAGGGCCAGGTGTGCGAGCTGCGCTGCCAGACAGTCTATCTGGGCACGGGCTACGGGCGTGATGAGGCGGCCGCCAGGGCCATGGCATCCAAGGAGGCCCTCAAGGCCTTCCAGGGGCGCAAGGTGACGGTGAAGATCTGTCGGCGGCGGTTCAATGGTAGGGATGTAGAGGATCTGGTACTGCTGGATGATCAGCCCAGGAACCCGGGCTTCCCTCCCGCTATCAGCTACCCCTTCCAGCCAGAGCAGCAGGGAGACGGGCCGTCGTAGCACAGCCATGAGTCATAGAGTATCCTCCGGGGGCCTTtccagggtcatgttcagtaggcaTCAACATTTTGTAAAATGGGGACGTAGGAATGGGGTTTGAAATAATTTCACAATTTGAATAGTATAATGAATTTTTGTCAGATATTCGAAGTacatgtgttattgttttttttgttttttacctGAGCACTGctgcgggagggagagaggctggcGTTCTATTGCTGCAGCTGCAGAGGGGGTGaacagatggatggagggagagagagagagacaccaaggCAATTCAATGTTATTTATTATCCTATATAACAGTGCCTGTCTTGACTGGAGTAGCCtatagaagctagccagctatagctagctaggctaattgaggccaCATGCTGCGCTTTTCcccaaccccattcagataaaacgacagcctacctgttggttgtTATTCTTTCTCATTTCGCTAACTTTTAATTCAGTAATTTTATTCCATCTTGCAATGCATAAGTGAACTTTCATGCCACTTGTTACACATTTAGCCTCTTTTCCACGTTGATTGGCCAACATAAACAACAAGCTACGCACGGCTACCGGTCGGCTACCGGTCTTTTTATGGGGTGCACTGGGCATGTCATAAAAACAACATAAAAAAGTTAGTTGTTAAATTAATAATTTGAAATGGCATGGTATATCCTTGTATGTAACAATGTCCCATGGATATTTTAATTTACAAAAATTGTTTTCTGTGTAAAATAGGCCTATATTTCTTTCTTCTCACAAAATTGTATACTCACACAAGTATTCGAATACTAACATCTGTTCGAGTATTCAAATAACCATGCCCATCCCTAACTGGGAGGAACTACCTCTCCTGGAC
Proteins encoded in this window:
- the LOC120048640 gene encoding CDKN2A-interacting protein, producing MAEGRSGEDIVSEYLDQNPHLVEWVESLRGVHETNKQWHARREFFLRNMETFPTVQPGFPSPSLDRLLSLSICWANHIFLGCRYPQPVMDRIKEMAEGVVVNDAPVRKTRDEIMGKGKRTAGGDDDSCAKRTKPGNPFKQGPPPQAPAEHQPFFNRLYKAVAWKLVSAGGFGPNLDHFEILRACTESSKESMSCIFVPLKDIPDLPAARTQKEGQVCELRCQTVYLGTGYGRDEAAARAMASKEALKAFQGRKVTVKICRRRFNGRDVEDLVLLDDQPRNPGFPPAISYPFQPEQQGDGPS